GAGTTTATTGTAAGTACTTTGAAGTATTATTTTAAAGAAGTATATGAAGCTAGTAATGGTTTAGAAGCATTAGAAATGTATGAAGAGTTCAGACCTAAAATAATTTTAAGTGATATAGAAATGCCAAAAATGAATGGTCTTGAATTTGTAAAAAGAATAAGACAAAATGACTTATCAACTTCTATTATTATGCTTACTGCTTATTCTAATGAAGAGTATCTTATGAGTTTGATAAACTTAAATATTGATCACTTTATTTTAAAACCTTTAAATTCAAAAAAACTAAATGAAGCTTTGAGTAAATATATTGAAAGAAACTTTTCAGAGCAAATATCACTAAGTGAGAATTTAAAACTTGACTTGTCAAAAAGAGAGTTGATTTTTGAAGATTGTACAATAATTCCTTTACGAAGAAGAGAGAATGATTTTTTAAATCTTTTATATAAAAATAAAAATGCAATAACAACATATGAACAAATCGAGATGGAGTTATGGCAAGATAAAATTATGACAAGTCATGCTATAAAGTCTTTTATAAAAGAACTGCGAAATAAAATGCCAATAAATATTATCAAAAATGTTTCACAAGCAGGATATATCTTAGAACAATAGTTTTACTATTTTCTTAAGATAGTTTTATCTCTTCCAGTTTCTTTTGCTTTATAGAGCATTTTATCTGCTCTTTTGAGTAAATCATCAATTGTAAGAAAAGTGTTATTATATTGAGCTATTCCAATACTAATTGTAAATTTGATTGTATTATTCTCTATATTTAAAGATTGTTCTTTTATTAAGTTTCTTATTTTTTCAAAGTAATTGAAAAGATTTGTTTCATTTTCAAAGTTACAAATTATAGCAAATTCTTCTCCTCCTATTCTTCCAAAAATACTATTTTTTGGAAGTATATCTTCTATACATGTTGTTATTGTTTTTATAACTATATCTCCCACATGGTGACCAAACTTATCATTGATACCTTTAAATTTATCAATATCAATCATAATAGCAAATAAGTTTTCTTTTTCCTTTTCAAATTTATTTTGAGCCAATTCAAAGAATTTTCTTCGATTAAGAATTCCAGTCATAGTGTCATATGAAGAGAGGTATTCTAGGTTTTTTATTAAATTTTGTATTTTTAGATGTGTTTTAACCCTTGCCATCAGTTCTTTTGGCTTAAATGGTTTTAATATATAATCACTTCCTCCCATTTCATAAGCTCTTTCTATACTATCTTCATCTGTTTTTGCAGTTAGAAAAATTATTGGAATATCATTAGTTTTTGGATTTTGTTTTAATCTCCTACACACTTCAAATCCATCCATAACGGGCATCATGATATCAAGTAGTATTAAATCTGGCTGTTCACTAGAAGCTATATTTATTGCTGATTCACCACCAATTGCAACAATAATATCATATTTGTCTCCTAATAACTCAACTAAAATTTTAATATTTATATTTGTATCATCTACTACTAATATTGTTTCCATATTTATGCCTTTTGCATATTGACTAAGTGTAGCAATGCACTTTCATAGTCAAACTTATCAATGTATTTATTTATTATATTTAATTCCCTTTTTTCTTTTATAGAAAATTGGTACTTTCTTATCTCTTCTATTACTTTTTCGATATCTTTAGGTCTTTTTGATTTTAGTGCAAGTTCAAGGTTTTCAATTAACTCTTTTTTCTTCTTAGTAGTAAGTGGATTTTTCTCATAAGTAAAAGATTTATTTATAGTACTTAATTGTTTTAAGTCATTAATTACATTTTTTATTTCATTATAAAGTTTTGCCAAATGGTCTTTATTATTAAATTCCATATCTTTTACTATGTTATTTAAATCTATAGCACCAATATTTGCACTTAAACCTTTTAATGTATGTAATGCAATTTTCTTCTCTTCTTGGTTCAAATCATCTAAAGTAAAATCTTTATAACTATTATAAAAACTATTCATAATTTTCACATAAAGTTTTCTGTTATTGGCCATATGAGTTAATCCAATATTCACATCTATATGTTTAAAATCAGGAAATTTTATTTCATCTGAAGTTTTTATTATAATATTGTCATTTTTAGAAAGATATTTTGATAAAGTAGAATATAATTTATCAACTTTTATAGGTTTGTTTAAATGCTCTTGCATTCCAACAGCTTTTGTCTTTTCAGAATCTTTGTGCATAACATTTGCAGTCAATGCAATAATAGGCACTTCATTATTTATTTTTTTAATCTCTCTTGTTGCTTCATATCCATCCATTATAGGCATTTGTATATCCATAAGAATTAAGTGGTATTTATTTGGGTTTTCTTTTACTTTAAGTAAGGCTTCTTTACCATTGTTTGCAATATCAAAATTTATTTTACTATTTTCTAATAATCCTATAATTATCTCTTGATTAACTTTATTATCTTCAACTAATAAAATATTGTTACCTTCAAAAGATATAGTCTTTAATTGAGCCTCATCTATAATCTTTTCATTGATATTTTTTCTTTTAAAATCACTTAAGAATAGATCACTTAAAATATCATTTAGTATAGAAGGATTTATTGGTTTATTTAAAAATAGTTCTATTCCAGCCTCTTTTGCTAATTCAAAAATAGATTCTTGCATAAAACTGCTAACCATTATAATAGTAGGAGGTTTTTTATCCTTATACTCTTCATTTATTTTTTTTGTAGTTTCTATACCATCAAGTTCAGGCATATTCCAATCCATAAGTATTAAATCATAATTGATATTTGTAGTTTTTATATGTGTAATTGCTTCTTTTCCACTATCTACACAATAAACTTCAATATTAAACATTTTTAAAATACTTTCAAGGATTTCATGCCAAGTTTTATTATCATCTACTACTAATACTTTTTTGTTTTGAAAAATATTATATTTTTTATCTATATTTTTATCTTCCAAATCTATTTGAAAAATAAATCTACTTCCTACATTGATTTGGCTTTCAACCCAAATTTTTCCATTCATTAGCTCAATAAGTTGTTTTGATATGGTAAGTCCAAGACCTGTACCACCATATTTTCTAGTGGTACCTCCATCTGCTTGTGAAAAAGATTGGAAGAGTTTTGTTTGTTGCTCTTCTGTAAGACCAATACCAGTATCTTTTATCTCAAATTGATATCTATTGATATCGATTTTTGTTATGTACACTCCTATTTGACCATCATTTGTGAATTTTATAGCATTACTTAAGAGGTTTGTTAAAATTTGAGCAAGTCTTAAATTGTCACCATAGAAATTTTTGCCTACATCTGTACCATAACTTACTACTAATTCAAGATTTTTTTCATAAACTGAAAAGTCTATTATATTTACAATATTTTCTATTGTCTCAAATAAATTAAATTCTACTTTTTCTAGGTTAAGTTTTCCTGCTTCTATTTTAGAAAAATCTAAAATATCATTTAAGATATTTAATAAATTTTTAGCACAAATATCAATTTTTTCTATGTAATTTTTTTGTTTGTCATTTAATCTTGTTTGCAAGGCTAAATGAGACATTCCTATTATACCATTCATAGGAGTTCTAATTTCATGACTCATATTTGCTAAAAATTCCGATTTTGCTTTTGTAGATTCTTCTGCTTTTATTTTTGCAATTTCAAGCTCTTTTGTTCGATTATCAACTTCAATTTCTAAATTCTTTTTATTACTTTTTATCTCTTTAATCATCTTATTAAAGTTCATAAGTAAGCTATCTATTTCGAGTATATTTGAACTTTCAGTTTCTATATAGGTATCTATATTTTCAGTCTTTTTTGAAAGACTTTCTATTGGATATGATAATTTTTTTGATAATTTTTTTGATTTTCTAAGTAAGATAAATAGAACATATATTAAGCAAAGAAGAATAAATATAAAAATATAAGTGGAAACTTTATATGAGAATAGTTGAGTTTTTAGTGTGTCTTTGATAACCACATCTTCATCAATTAAAAAGAATACTTTCCATGCTGTTCCTTTGATTTGTCTATTTTCAACTAAAAAAGTTTTATGCTTGAACTTGAAAACACCTTTTTTAAGTCCTTTTTCAAAATAATTCCTAAATTGGCTTGATATTTTTTTGTTTTTATGGTTTAAAAGATTATGTTCTTTTGGTTGTAAGATTTCATGAATAACCAATTGATTTTTATCATTTTTCTTTAATTTTACTAAATCAAGAAATAAATTAAGTTTATCACTAATAGCAAATATCATACCCTTATTATTTGTTAAAAAGACTTCCCCATTAAAAGGAATATTTTTAGGTAAAACTTCTTCGGCAAGTTTTTTGATTGGTACATCTAGCCCCACAACGCCTTCAAATTCATTTTTATTGTTATAAATTGGTGCAATATATGAAGTCATCCATCCATTCATTGCTGGATCCAAATAAACAGAACTCCATAAAGCTTTTTTAGAAGGGTTATGTTCTAAATCTGCTTCATAATAAAAACTCCAATCAAAAAAGTTTGTTACGTCAGAAAAATATTTATGTAAATGAATAAATGGATAATATCTAATCATGGCATTTCTGTCTATAACCCAAGATGCAACAACTGCATCATGGGCTAAAACAGCATTTTTAAGGGGAATATCAAACCATTGTGTTTTATTTAAATAGTTTACAATCTGTTTTCTTGATAATTTAGTAAATTTAAAAGACATTGCATCTGCACCACCAATATCTTTCTTTTGATAATATAATCCATACTTATCTTTTCCATAGACTACATTGTTATTTAAAATAGTATATTTTTCTTGGTTATTATAGTAATTTTCAACTTGAGTAAAAATATTTTTATGGCTGTTGGCTATACTTTTCATCTTGTCTTTTATAATAGCTGACTCTCTATTAACTGCGTAGTGTAAATAATCCCTTGAGTTTTTAAGTATATTTTTTTTATTTTCTTCTATCACATATGTTATCATAATGTAATAAGCAATCAAGATAAGAGATGCAACTATTATAATAGGTATAATTGTTGCATAGGTTATATTTTTATTTAATAATTGTAAGAGTGTTATTTTTTTTATTTGCATGATTTATTCATTAAAATAATTTGATTTTTTTAAATCTTCGATAAAACTATCAATTAGATTTTTATCCACATGATGCATAATATAAATATGTGCATACTCTCTTGGTTCCCCATTTACATAAAGTTCTTCTGTTGATAAAGAGTATTTAAATACTAATTTTTTATTTGGAATTTTCATTCTAATAGTTAAAGATAGTGGTGATCTTTGAATCCATAATTTATCTTTTTTATCCAATGCTTTTAGTTTTTTAAAGGCATATTGTGCCATTTCTTCACATTTTACAACCTCTTTAATATGGCTTTTCATTGAATTATTTGATAAATATTCCCAAAAAATTAAAGGTGAAAATGCATTTCTTGAGCCTGCAAAAGTTGTATCAGGTGCTCCAATATACATAGGATCATCTACAGGCTTTAGTTGATATTTTATTTTTGACATATAAATACCTGAAGGCCAAGGAGAACCTATATATTTGTGTCCACTCATAGATATTGAATGAATCTCTTTTATTCTGAAGTCAAATATAGGGAATTTATAATTTTTTGATGGTTTTTTAATTAATTTTTGTTTCAATGCTTTCTCAAGATATGGCATATATGCTGCACCTAAAGCTCCATCCACATGAAACCAAAATCCATTTCTTATATCTTTTTTACCAATTTCATACTCTATTTCTCTTTCATACAGTCCATATTTTTTTAATATGGGAACTATTTGATCTACTGCACCTTTTATATCATCATAAGCACCTTTAAATGTACTACCATAATTAAATGAGATAAGAATAGGGTGTCCTTTCTTTGCAAAAAATTTCACTAGTTTTACAAGGGCTGGTACATGAATAGAACCATCTTCATTTGATGGTACCTCTTTTGGCCAACCATTTTCATCTAAATACTCTCTTGAGAAGTTTTTAGGATAATCCTCTTTTTTCAATGGACATTTATATCCTTTTTCATTTGCCTCTTTATTTAGAGTATTTATTTTTAGCACTTCCATAGCTTTTACAATGGAGTAGTGAGCATCTTGAGAGTAAAAGGCAATAGGTATAAGTTCATTTTTATTTTTTGCAGTAGCATATTTACTTATAAGGTTTTTATTTACTATACATTCTAAATCTTTTACTGATTTACTGATTTTTTTAGCTTTTTTATTTCTCTCTTCATCTATTAATAAAAATTTACCCTCTAAATAATCCCTTGCACTTAGAAGTCCAAAAATATTTGCTTCTGTACATCCCATTGAAACAATATATCCCCAATAATCATCTTTACCTAAGGGCTTAGTTCGTTCTTTATTATTCCAAAGTTTTGCAAAATAATTTAATACTTCTGTTTCTACAGATTTTGTGTTCAAAGTAAGATCTCCACCTACAAAGGGATCTCCAACATTATTCATACCTATGTTTAAATATTTAGAGTAATTCTTTTCAAAATTAAACTTTTCATTCATTTGATAACCTAAAAAAGTCTTTTTTTGAATAGTCTCATAATCAGATAATTTTTTTAATGCTTTTTCTTTTTTCTTCAAAGTCATCTTTTCATTGTTAATTTTAAAGTATTTACTACTTAATTCTTCATTTGTTTTATTCAAATTTATATTCATAGATTTTCCTAATATATAGTTTTTATCTTATTTTGTAACTTATTATGTTATTTTACTTAAGTATAATATAATTTTATTGAAATAGTAATTTTGTATAATATATTTTATTATAATAATAAATTTAATTAAAAGATATAACATGCAATTTTTTAAAACACATTGGAACAAAATCTTAATTCTGACTCTTTCTATTACAATAATATTTTTTGCCTTTTCTTATGTATTAGATATAAAAGGTAAAGAATTAGTTGATAAAAGTTTTAACCAATCTGTTGTTGTTTTTGGGAGTGCAAAAGCTCTAAATGCTGTAATTTCACTAGCTCAAGGAACAGAGCTTGATTTGCCTTTTTTTACAGTTGCCATTGGTGAAGTTTTAGATCCGGTAAATGACTTAATTGAACAATTTTCTTTAGTAATGCTTGCAAGTATGGTTTCCCTTGGTATTCAAAAAATCATGATGAATTTTGTAACTGCTGATATTTATAATTATATTTTGCTTTTTTCTGTGATTATTTTAAATCTTTGGATGTTTTTTAGATTTACAAAAGATGAAAGGTTTAGAACACTATTTTTTAAAATCACAGTGATACTTATTTTCCTTCGTTTTGCAGTTCCTTTGATAGGTTTAGCCAATGATTTTGTTTATAACAATTTTGTTAAACAAGAATATAATATCCAAGAGCTAAATCAAGATATTGTAAAAGTAAAAGAAGATGTAAATGAAGTGACTAAAAATACAATAGAGAACAAAGAAGATAGTTCTTTTTTCACTAAAATCACAGAAAAATTTGA
This portion of the Arcobacter nitrofigilis DSM 7299 genome encodes:
- a CDS encoding hybrid sensor histidine kinase/response regulator; translation: MQIKKITLLQLLNKNITYATIIPIIIVASLILIAYYIMITYVIEENKKNILKNSRDYLHYAVNRESAIIKDKMKSIANSHKNIFTQVENYYNNQEKYTILNNNVVYGKDKYGLYYQKKDIGGADAMSFKFTKLSRKQIVNYLNKTQWFDIPLKNAVLAHDAVVASWVIDRNAMIRYYPFIHLHKYFSDVTNFFDWSFYYEADLEHNPSKKALWSSVYLDPAMNGWMTSYIAPIYNNKNEFEGVVGLDVPIKKLAEEVLPKNIPFNGEVFLTNNKGMIFAISDKLNLFLDLVKLKKNDKNQLVIHEILQPKEHNLLNHKNKKISSQFRNYFEKGLKKGVFKFKHKTFLVENRQIKGTAWKVFFLIDEDVVIKDTLKTQLFSYKVSTYIFIFILLCLIYVLFILLRKSKKLSKKLSYPIESLSKKTENIDTYIETESSNILEIDSLLMNFNKMIKEIKSNKKNLEIEVDNRTKELEIAKIKAEESTKAKSEFLANMSHEIRTPMNGIIGMSHLALQTRLNDKQKNYIEKIDICAKNLLNILNDILDFSKIEAGKLNLEKVEFNLFETIENIVNIIDFSVYEKNLELVVSYGTDVGKNFYGDNLRLAQILTNLLSNAIKFTNDGQIGVYITKIDINRYQFEIKDTGIGLTEEQQTKLFQSFSQADGGTTRKYGGTGLGLTISKQLIELMNGKIWVESQINVGSRFIFQIDLEDKNIDKKYNIFQNKKVLVVDDNKTWHEILESILKMFNIEVYCVDSGKEAITHIKTTNINYDLILMDWNMPELDGIETTKKINEEYKDKKPPTIIMVSSFMQESIFELAKEAGIELFLNKPINPSILNDILSDLFLSDFKRKNINEKIIDEAQLKTISFEGNNILLVEDNKVNQEIIIGLLENSKINFDIANNGKEALLKVKENPNKYHLILMDIQMPIMDGYEATREIKKINNEVPIIALTANVMHKDSEKTKAVGMQEHLNKPIKVDKLYSTLSKYLSKNDNIIIKTSDEIKFPDFKHIDVNIGLTHMANNRKLYVKIMNSFYNSYKDFTLDDLNQEEKKIALHTLKGLSANIGAIDLNNIVKDMEFNNKDHLAKLYNEIKNVINDLKQLSTINKSFTYEKNPLTTKKKKELIENLELALKSKRPKDIEKVIEEIRKYQFSIKEKRELNIINKYIDKFDYESALLHLVNMQKA
- a CDS encoding response regulator transcription factor, which codes for MDNELLKEKLKDISILCVEDEDGIREFIVSTLKYYFKEVYEASNGLEALEMYEEFRPKIILSDIEMPKMNGLEFVKRIRQNDLSTSIIMLTAYSNEEYLMSLINLNIDHFILKPLNSKKLNEALSKYIERNFSEQISLSENLKLDLSKRELIFEDCTIIPLRRRENDFLNLLYKNKNAITTYEQIEMELWQDKIMTSHAIKSFIKELRNKMPINIIKNVSQAGYILEQ
- a CDS encoding pyridoxal-dependent decarboxylase, encoding MNINLNKTNEELSSKYFKINNEKMTLKKKEKALKKLSDYETIQKKTFLGYQMNEKFNFEKNYSKYLNIGMNNVGDPFVGGDLTLNTKSVETEVLNYFAKLWNNKERTKPLGKDDYWGYIVSMGCTEANIFGLLSARDYLEGKFLLIDEERNKKAKKISKSVKDLECIVNKNLISKYATAKNKNELIPIAFYSQDAHYSIVKAMEVLKINTLNKEANEKGYKCPLKKEDYPKNFSREYLDENGWPKEVPSNEDGSIHVPALVKLVKFFAKKGHPILISFNYGSTFKGAYDDIKGAVDQIVPILKKYGLYEREIEYEIGKKDIRNGFWFHVDGALGAAYMPYLEKALKQKLIKKPSKNYKFPIFDFRIKEIHSISMSGHKYIGSPWPSGIYMSKIKYQLKPVDDPMYIGAPDTTFAGSRNAFSPLIFWEYLSNNSMKSHIKEVVKCEEMAQYAFKKLKALDKKDKLWIQRSPLSLTIRMKIPNKKLVFKYSLSTEELYVNGEPREYAHIYIMHHVDKNLIDSFIEDLKKSNYFNE
- a CDS encoding diguanylate cyclase; its protein translation is METILVVDDTNINIKILVELLGDKYDIIVAIGGESAINIASSEQPDLILLDIMMPVMDGFEVCRRLKQNPKTNDIPIIFLTAKTDEDSIERAYEMGGSDYILKPFKPKELMARVKTHLKIQNLIKNLEYLSSYDTMTGILNRRKFFELAQNKFEKEKENLFAIMIDIDKFKGINDKFGHHVGDIVIKTITTCIEDILPKNSIFGRIGGEEFAIICNFENETNLFNYFEKIRNLIKEQSLNIENNTIKFTISIGIAQYNNTFLTIDDLLKRADKMLYKAKETGRDKTILRK